The Verrucomicrobium spinosum DSM 4136 = JCM 18804 DNA segment GAGTTTCCCGCAGGATCCGCCGGCGGGTGGCTTCGACAACATCGGCCAGGCGCTCACGATTTCGCCGCTCCACATGGAGCTTTACTACAGCACCGCGCGCCGGATTCTGGATCGAGCGATCGCCACAGGAGAGAAGCCGCCGATCATCAAATGGCACTTCGAGCCGGAGGAGCACAAGGACAAGAGCGACGGCGCGCGCATCAAGCGCGATGGCAAGGACATCATTCTCGGCAAGGGCTCATTGCCCGCCGAGAACGGTTTCGCGGTAATGCACCACGCCGGATGGGACCGCGTGGTCTATGCCCGCAATCTCGCGCTCGCCAATCCTGGCAAATACACGATCCGATTCCGCGCTGCGGGCCGCATCCCCACCCGCGCCCAGGTGATCGAAGGGGCAAAGCTGGTCCTGGCCCAGCGCCGTGATCAAGCCATCGCCAAGGGCTCCAGCCGCGAATATCAGCAGGGGCTCTACGATGCCGATATGAAGCACTTCGAGACGCACCGCATGTATGACTACGGTGCGCCCCGTGTGAAGGTGGTGACGAACATCGGCGGCGTGCCGAAGGTGATCGCGGAAATGGACATCAACGCCACCGAAGCCGAGCCGCAGGTGTATGAGGTGACCGCGGACTTCACCAAACAGAAGTCCCACATTCAGTTCGAGTACGCTTACTCCATCCCCTCCGTGCTTGATCGCGACTGGCAGATCAAACCGGAGTTCGCTGCCCCGCTCCTGCTCATTGGCTGGTTCGAACTGGAAGGTCCGATCAACACTGTCTGGCCGCCGGAAAGCACCACCCGGCTGGTGGGAGACAGCTCCATCACAGATGAGCGTGAACGTGCCCGGAAGGTGCTCGAAAACTTCATGCCCCGTGCGTTCCGCAGGCTGGTGACCAAGGAGGAGATCGAGAGCCGACTGGCGATGTTCGATGCGAACCGGCCGAAGAAGCCATCGTTCGAGGAAACGATCAAGATACCGCTAGCCTCCGTGCTCACCTCACCGAACTTCATCTATCTCATCGAACCCGAGCGGGCAGGAGATGAGAAGAAGCTCACGCCCTTCGAGTTCGCCTCACGTCTTTCGTATTTCTTGTGGTCGTCCATGCCGGATGACACGCTATTCCGCCTCGCTTCCAGTGGTGAACTGATGAAGCCGGACGTGGTCAAGCAGCAGATCGACCGCATGCTGGCAGATCCCAAGAGCGAGGCGCTGGTGAAGAACTTCACCGGCCAGTGGCTCGGCCTGCGCAAGGTTGGATCGAACCCGCCGGTCAAAAGCATCTATCCGGAGTACGACCGCCACCTGGAAGTCTCGATCGTCCGTGAGAGTGAGGCGTTTTTTGAGGAGATCTTACGCAACGACCTGGACTCACGGAACCTGATCAAGAGCGACTTCGTCACCATCAACGAGCGGCTTGCGAGGTTCTATGGCATCCCCGGTGTGAAGGGGGATGAGTTCCGGAAAGTGAAGGTGTCCCCAGATTCGAACCGCGGCGGCATTGTCACCCAGGCATCCATCCACTCGATCACTTCCAATGGCACGCGCACCTCGCCGATCTCCCGCGGTGTGTGGGTGTTGAAAACCATGCTCAACACCGATCCCGGTCTGCCCGTGGCCAATGCCGGCGAACTGCCTTCCAAGGTGCCCGGCATTGGCAAGGCGACCGTGCGCCAGCGGCTGAACATCCACCGCGAGGCGGCCGCCTGCGCACGCTGCCATGACAAGATTGACCCGCTGGGTTTCGCTCTGGAGAATTTCAATGCTGCGGGCGAGTGGCGGGAAGTCGAGTCCAGCGGCTGGAACGGTCGCGAGCAGCCGAATGATCCAAAGATCGACGCCTCTGCCACCATGCCAGACGGTACGAAGTTCATCGGCGTGCACGGTTTGCAGGACGCGCTCCTGCAGCAGCAGGACAAGTTCCTCGGCGGGCTCTCCGCCAAGCTCCACACCTACGCCCTCGGCCGCGAGCTCGGCTTTTCCGATCAGCCGATGATTGATGCCAGCGTCGCGAAAATGAAAGCGGGCCACTACACGCTGCGCTCGTTGATCCACGCCATTGTCTCCTCCGAATCTTTCGCCTCCAAGTAAGCCATGCACTTCCTTTCCAACACCCCGCTTGCCCGCCGCACCGTCCTGCGAGGACTCGGCGTCAGCATCGCCCTGCCGCTCCTGGAAGCGATGGCACCGCGCTCACTCTATGCAGCCTCCAAGGTGAAACCTGAAACCAAGGGCGCGAAGAGCGCGCCGCGCATCATCTACTGCTACGTGCCGAATGGTGTGAACATCTTCGACTGGATCCCGAAGGACAATGGCAATGGTTACCAGCTCTCACCGACGCTCAAGGTGCTGGAAAAGCATCGTGATGACTTCTCCGTGATCAGCGGGCTGAGCCACCACCGGGCCGAGGGGGGCCACAGCGGCGCGGACACCTGGCTCACTGGGGCGAGACTGAAAGCCGTGCCCGGCAAGGACTACTCTAACACCATCTCGGCGGATCAGGTGATCGCGGAAGCGATCGGAGCGCAGACTCGTTTCCCCTCACTGGAGCTCTCGGATGAATCCGGCACCGGCGCCGCCTTGCAGACCCACACGCTGGCGTTTGATCGCAATGGCACACCCCTCCCGGCCGAGAACAGCCCCCAGCG contains these protein-coding regions:
- a CDS encoding DUF1592 domain-containing protein; the protein is MLFSRFSVTSLVLASAQAFAAAPAHQPDAKGFAGITQPFIQQNCISCHGPKKQKGELRLDTLPNDFSDPRTAKKWAEVLNTVNSHEMPPEEEDQPTPESAGKFTDWLTAELGRAEIAKRSSGTVMRRLNRAEYNNTIRDLVGIDFDAAESFPQDPPAGGFDNIGQALTISPLHMELYYSTARRILDRAIATGEKPPIIKWHFEPEEHKDKSDGARIKRDGKDIILGKGSLPAENGFAVMHHAGWDRVVYARNLALANPGKYTIRFRAAGRIPTRAQVIEGAKLVLAQRRDQAIAKGSSREYQQGLYDADMKHFETHRMYDYGAPRVKVVTNIGGVPKVIAEMDINATEAEPQVYEVTADFTKQKSHIQFEYAYSIPSVLDRDWQIKPEFAAPLLLIGWFELEGPINTVWPPESTTRLVGDSSITDERERARKVLENFMPRAFRRLVTKEEIESRLAMFDANRPKKPSFEETIKIPLASVLTSPNFIYLIEPERAGDEKKLTPFEFASRLSYFLWSSMPDDTLFRLASSGELMKPDVVKQQIDRMLADPKSEALVKNFTGQWLGLRKVGSNPPVKSIYPEYDRHLEVSIVRESEAFFEEILRNDLDSRNLIKSDFVTINERLARFYGIPGVKGDEFRKVKVSPDSNRGGIVTQASIHSITSNGTRTSPISRGVWVLKTMLNTDPGLPVANAGELPSKVPGIGKATVRQRLNIHREAAACARCHDKIDPLGFALENFNAAGEWREVESSGWNGREQPNDPKIDASATMPDGTKFIGVHGLQDALLQQQDKFLGGLSAKLHTYALGRELGFSDQPMIDASVAKMKAGHYTLRSLIHAIVSSESFASK